A part of Daphnia pulex isolate KAP4 chromosome 6, ASM2113471v1 genomic DNA contains:
- the LOC124196388 gene encoding sodium/hydrogen exchanger 6-like isoform X2, producing MSKFSLFKCYFKGKPSILVLVFLSYFLHLGFCQDLMSGTPDSEYDEKALNTHRLDNLNLLLYTFLLILTVVTIWMFKHRRLRFLHETGLAVIYGLVVGAIIRYTGPITEPRIIPVVPATGIHYNHSVPPDILWLQLSNKRMSSKASATYLNNHTFVYTFRGEIDNTSLNEIDQKATFDPEVFFNLLLPPIIFHAAYSLKRKYFFKNLGAIFTFAFIGTTVTAFVTGSLIWGFIQIFPYLAKDFSFLDTLYFGAVISATDPVTILAIFSELHVDVNLYALVFGESVLNDAIAIVLTRAIQSYAEKYNPNHGGFEMVAFFQAVGEFLLIFTSSLVLGSTLGIATALLTKFTRIRDFPLLETCLFVLMSYTTFLIAEATDLTGIVSVLFCGMCQAHYTYNNLSDDSRVRTKSFFELLNFLAENFIFSYIGVSMFTFPKHHFDVAFICISFIAVALGRAANIYPLSFLLNFGRKPKISRNFQHVLFFSGMRGAMAFALAIRNTMSKARQTFLTTTSLIVIGSVIFVGGSVTPLLTCFGIPVGVDEEADHAALPGTPHRNYGSIALQTPGGDSAEGAIEPSRSGSQSEKSWLARIWGGFDTKYMKPLLTHSKPTLIDTLPPCCLPVARMLTTSEQLNQGSGAHGDSDIELCIDDTDSVRSSGPRAFASTQPGFQRVYFVNDRKMAVDDEERHLFYPIVSPEALSCDSLGNKLLPGSSV from the exons ATGTCGAAATTCAGCTTATTTAAATGTTACTTTAAAGGAAAACCATCCATTCTAGTGCTTgtgtttttaagttatttctTACATCTTGGCTTTTGCCAAGATCTAATGTCTGGAACTCCAGACAGTGAATACGATGAGAAAGCTCTTAATACGCATCGGCTTGACAATCTTAACTTATTATTGTACACTTTTTTGCTCATCCTCACTGTTGTTACAATATGGATGTTCAAACATAGAAGATTAAGGTTCCTGCACGAAACAGGTCTTGCTGTAATTTATG GCTTAGTTGTTGGAGCCATTATTCGTTATACAGGTCCAATTACTGAACCGAGGATTATTCCTGTGGTACCAGCTACAGGAATTCATTACAACCATTCAGTTCCTCCTGATATCTTGTGGCTTCAGCTTTCTAATAAAAGAATGTCATCCAAAGCTTCAGCCACCTATCTCAACAACCATACATTTGTTTATACTTTCAGAGGAGAAATTGATAATACTTCTCTTAACGAAATTGATCAAAAG gcTACCTTTGACCCTGAAGTTTTCTTCAATTTACTTCTACCACCCATTATTTTCCATGCTGCATACAGTCTGAAAAGG aaatattttttcaaaaaccttGGTGCAATCTTTACATTTGCTTTCATCGGAACTACGGTTACTGCTTTTGTTACCGG GTCTCTGATTTGGGGATTCATACAAATTTTCCCATATCTAGCCaaagatttttcctttttggacaCGTTATACTTTGGTGCTGTCATTTCGGCTACGGATCCAGTCACTATTCTTGCCATTTTCTCTGAATTACATGTCGATGTCAATCTTTACGCTCTTGTTTTTGGTGAAAGTGTCTTGAACGACGCTATCGCTATCGTTTTAACCAG AGCTATTCAAAGTTATGCCGAAAAGTATAATCCTAATCATGGCGGTTTCGAGATGGTGGCTTTTTTCCAGGCTGTTGGCGAGTTTTTACTCATTTTTACTTCGTCACTTGTTCTGGGATCTACACTTGGAATTGCAACTGCTCTT TTGACCAAATTCACCCGTATTCGCGATTTTCCTTTGTTGGAAACTTGTCTTTTCGTTCTGATGTCATACACCACTTTCCTAATAGCAGAAGCTACTGATCTGACCG gCATAGTGTCAGTCTTGTTCTGTGGGATGTGTCAAGCGCATTACACTTATAATAATTTGTCGGATGATTCACGTGTCCGAACCAAATCCTTTTTCGAACTATTAAACTTCTTGGCCGaaaatttcatcttttcataCATTGGTGTATCTATGTTTACTTTCCCCAAACATCATTTTGATGTCGCAttcatttgcatttcattt ATTGCCGTGGCTTTAGGTAGAGCGGCCAACATCTATCCATTGTCTTTCTTACTGAATTTCGGAAGAAAACCTAAAATAAGTCGAAATTTTCAAcacgttctcttcttctccg GAATGCGTGGAGCCATGGCTTTTGCATTGGCAATTCGTAACACGATGTCCAAAGCTCGACAAACTTTTCTAACAACGACTAGTCTGATAGTTATTGGATCCGTCATTTTTGTGGGTGGATCTGTAACCCCTCTTTTGACTTGCTTTGGAATACC TGTGGGCGTTGATGAAGAAGCAGACCACGCAGCTTTGCCTGGAACACCACACAGA AATTACGGTTCCATAGCGCTGCAAACCCCG GGTGGAGACTCGGCCGAAGGCGCAATAGAGCCTTCCCGATCCGGTAGCCAGTCGGAGAAATCTTGGCTGGCTCGCATTTGGGGAGGTTTTGACACCAAGTACATGAAACCTTTGCTTACGCACAGCAAGCCAACCCTTATTGACACGTTACCCCCTTGCTGTCTTCCAGTAGCACGGATGCTGACCACTTCTGAACAGTTGAATCAG GGAAGCGGAGCTCATGGTGATTCAGATATTGAACTATGTATTGACGATACCGATAGTGTAAGGTCAAGCGGACCGCGTGCTTTTGCTTCCACGCAGCCAGGATTCCAACGA GTTTATTTCGTCAACGATAGAAAGATGGCTGTGGACGACGAGGAACGGCATTTGTTCTATCCAATTGTTTCGCCAGAGGCCCTATCGTGTGATTCACTAGGCAACAAACTTTTGCCTGGTTCGAGtgtgtga
- the LOC124196388 gene encoding sodium/hydrogen exchanger 9-like isoform X3: MSKFSLFKCYFKGKPSILVLVFLSYFLHLGFCQDLMSGTPDSEYDEKALNTHRLDNLNLLLYTFLLILTVVTIWMFKHRRLRFLHETGLAVIYGLVVGAIIRYTGPITEPRIIPVVPATGIHYNHSVPPDILWLQLSNKRMSSKASATYLNNHTFVYTFRGEIDNTSLNEIDQKATFDPEVFFNLLLPPIIFHAAYSLKRKYFFKNLGAIFTFAFIGTTVTAFVTGSLIWGFIQIFPYLAKDFSFLDTLYFGAVISATDPVTILAIFSELHVDVNLYALVFGESVLNDAIAIVLTRAIQSYAEKYNPNHGGFEMVAFFQAVGEFLLIFTSSLVLGSTLGIATALLTKFTRIRDFPLLETCLFVLMSYTTFLIAEATDLTGIVSVLFCGMCQAHYTYNNLSDDSRVRTKSFFELLNFLAENFIFSYIGVSMFTFPKHHFDVAFICISFIAVALGRAANIYPLSFLLNFGRKPKISRNFQHVLFFSGMRGAMAFALAIRNTMSKARQTFLTTTSLIVIGSVIFVGGSVTPLLTCFGIPVGVDEEADHAALPGTPHRNYGSIALQTPGGDSAEGAIEPSRSGSQSEKSWLARIWGGFDTKYMKPLLTHSKPTLIDTLPPCCLPVARMLTTSEQLNQGSGAHGDSDIELCIDDTDSVRSSGPRAFASTQPGFQRFL, encoded by the exons ATGTCGAAATTCAGCTTATTTAAATGTTACTTTAAAGGAAAACCATCCATTCTAGTGCTTgtgtttttaagttatttctTACATCTTGGCTTTTGCCAAGATCTAATGTCTGGAACTCCAGACAGTGAATACGATGAGAAAGCTCTTAATACGCATCGGCTTGACAATCTTAACTTATTATTGTACACTTTTTTGCTCATCCTCACTGTTGTTACAATATGGATGTTCAAACATAGAAGATTAAGGTTCCTGCACGAAACAGGTCTTGCTGTAATTTATG GCTTAGTTGTTGGAGCCATTATTCGTTATACAGGTCCAATTACTGAACCGAGGATTATTCCTGTGGTACCAGCTACAGGAATTCATTACAACCATTCAGTTCCTCCTGATATCTTGTGGCTTCAGCTTTCTAATAAAAGAATGTCATCCAAAGCTTCAGCCACCTATCTCAACAACCATACATTTGTTTATACTTTCAGAGGAGAAATTGATAATACTTCTCTTAACGAAATTGATCAAAAG gcTACCTTTGACCCTGAAGTTTTCTTCAATTTACTTCTACCACCCATTATTTTCCATGCTGCATACAGTCTGAAAAGG aaatattttttcaaaaaccttGGTGCAATCTTTACATTTGCTTTCATCGGAACTACGGTTACTGCTTTTGTTACCGG GTCTCTGATTTGGGGATTCATACAAATTTTCCCATATCTAGCCaaagatttttcctttttggacaCGTTATACTTTGGTGCTGTCATTTCGGCTACGGATCCAGTCACTATTCTTGCCATTTTCTCTGAATTACATGTCGATGTCAATCTTTACGCTCTTGTTTTTGGTGAAAGTGTCTTGAACGACGCTATCGCTATCGTTTTAACCAG AGCTATTCAAAGTTATGCCGAAAAGTATAATCCTAATCATGGCGGTTTCGAGATGGTGGCTTTTTTCCAGGCTGTTGGCGAGTTTTTACTCATTTTTACTTCGTCACTTGTTCTGGGATCTACACTTGGAATTGCAACTGCTCTT TTGACCAAATTCACCCGTATTCGCGATTTTCCTTTGTTGGAAACTTGTCTTTTCGTTCTGATGTCATACACCACTTTCCTAATAGCAGAAGCTACTGATCTGACCG gCATAGTGTCAGTCTTGTTCTGTGGGATGTGTCAAGCGCATTACACTTATAATAATTTGTCGGATGATTCACGTGTCCGAACCAAATCCTTTTTCGAACTATTAAACTTCTTGGCCGaaaatttcatcttttcataCATTGGTGTATCTATGTTTACTTTCCCCAAACATCATTTTGATGTCGCAttcatttgcatttcattt ATTGCCGTGGCTTTAGGTAGAGCGGCCAACATCTATCCATTGTCTTTCTTACTGAATTTCGGAAGAAAACCTAAAATAAGTCGAAATTTTCAAcacgttctcttcttctccg GAATGCGTGGAGCCATGGCTTTTGCATTGGCAATTCGTAACACGATGTCCAAAGCTCGACAAACTTTTCTAACAACGACTAGTCTGATAGTTATTGGATCCGTCATTTTTGTGGGTGGATCTGTAACCCCTCTTTTGACTTGCTTTGGAATACC TGTGGGCGTTGATGAAGAAGCAGACCACGCAGCTTTGCCTGGAACACCACACAGA AATTACGGTTCCATAGCGCTGCAAACCCCG GGTGGAGACTCGGCCGAAGGCGCAATAGAGCCTTCCCGATCCGGTAGCCAGTCGGAGAAATCTTGGCTGGCTCGCATTTGGGGAGGTTTTGACACCAAGTACATGAAACCTTTGCTTACGCACAGCAAGCCAACCCTTATTGACACGTTACCCCCTTGCTGTCTTCCAGTAGCACGGATGCTGACCACTTCTGAACAGTTGAATCAG GGAAGCGGAGCTCATGGTGATTCAGATATTGAACTATGTATTGACGATACCGATAGTGTAAGGTCAAGCGGACCGCGTGCTTTTGCTTCCACGCAGCCAGGATTCCAACGA tttctttag
- the LOC124196388 gene encoding sodium/hydrogen exchanger 6-like isoform X1 has product MSKFSLFKCYFKGKPSILVLVFLSYFLHLGFCQDLMSGTPDSEYDEKALNTHRLDNLNLLLYTFLLILTVVTIWMFKHRRLRFLHETGLAVIYGLVVGAIIRYTGPITEPRIIPVVPATGIHYNHSVPPDILWLQLSNKRMSSKASATYLNNHTFVYTFRGEIDNTSLNEIDQKATFDPEVFFNLLLPPIIFHAAYSLKRKYFFKNLGAIFTFAFIGTTVTAFVTGSLIWGFIQIFPYLAKDFSFLDTLYFGAVISATDPVTILAIFSELHVDVNLYALVFGESVLNDAIAIVLTRAIQSYAEKYNPNHGGFEMVAFFQAVGEFLLIFTSSLVLGSTLGIATALLTKFTRIRDFPLLETCLFVLMSYTTFLIAEATDLTGIVSVLFCGMCQAHYTYNNLSDDSRVRTKSFFELLNFLAENFIFSYIGVSMFTFPKHHFDVAFICISFIAVALGRAANIYPLSFLLNFGRKPKISRNFQHVLFFSGMRGAMAFALAIRNTMSKARQTFLTTTSLIVIGSVIFVGGSVTPLLTCFGIPVGVDEEADHAALPGTPHRGGDSAEGAIEPSRSGSQSEKSWLARIWGGFDTKYMKPLLTHSKPTLIDTLPPCCLPVARMLTTSEQLNQGSGAHGDSDIELCIDDTDSVRSSGPRAFASTQPGFQRVYFVNDRKMAVDDEERHLFYPIVSPEALSCDSLGNKLLPGSSV; this is encoded by the exons ATGTCGAAATTCAGCTTATTTAAATGTTACTTTAAAGGAAAACCATCCATTCTAGTGCTTgtgtttttaagttatttctTACATCTTGGCTTTTGCCAAGATCTAATGTCTGGAACTCCAGACAGTGAATACGATGAGAAAGCTCTTAATACGCATCGGCTTGACAATCTTAACTTATTATTGTACACTTTTTTGCTCATCCTCACTGTTGTTACAATATGGATGTTCAAACATAGAAGATTAAGGTTCCTGCACGAAACAGGTCTTGCTGTAATTTATG GCTTAGTTGTTGGAGCCATTATTCGTTATACAGGTCCAATTACTGAACCGAGGATTATTCCTGTGGTACCAGCTACAGGAATTCATTACAACCATTCAGTTCCTCCTGATATCTTGTGGCTTCAGCTTTCTAATAAAAGAATGTCATCCAAAGCTTCAGCCACCTATCTCAACAACCATACATTTGTTTATACTTTCAGAGGAGAAATTGATAATACTTCTCTTAACGAAATTGATCAAAAG gcTACCTTTGACCCTGAAGTTTTCTTCAATTTACTTCTACCACCCATTATTTTCCATGCTGCATACAGTCTGAAAAGG aaatattttttcaaaaaccttGGTGCAATCTTTACATTTGCTTTCATCGGAACTACGGTTACTGCTTTTGTTACCGG GTCTCTGATTTGGGGATTCATACAAATTTTCCCATATCTAGCCaaagatttttcctttttggacaCGTTATACTTTGGTGCTGTCATTTCGGCTACGGATCCAGTCACTATTCTTGCCATTTTCTCTGAATTACATGTCGATGTCAATCTTTACGCTCTTGTTTTTGGTGAAAGTGTCTTGAACGACGCTATCGCTATCGTTTTAACCAG AGCTATTCAAAGTTATGCCGAAAAGTATAATCCTAATCATGGCGGTTTCGAGATGGTGGCTTTTTTCCAGGCTGTTGGCGAGTTTTTACTCATTTTTACTTCGTCACTTGTTCTGGGATCTACACTTGGAATTGCAACTGCTCTT TTGACCAAATTCACCCGTATTCGCGATTTTCCTTTGTTGGAAACTTGTCTTTTCGTTCTGATGTCATACACCACTTTCCTAATAGCAGAAGCTACTGATCTGACCG gCATAGTGTCAGTCTTGTTCTGTGGGATGTGTCAAGCGCATTACACTTATAATAATTTGTCGGATGATTCACGTGTCCGAACCAAATCCTTTTTCGAACTATTAAACTTCTTGGCCGaaaatttcatcttttcataCATTGGTGTATCTATGTTTACTTTCCCCAAACATCATTTTGATGTCGCAttcatttgcatttcattt ATTGCCGTGGCTTTAGGTAGAGCGGCCAACATCTATCCATTGTCTTTCTTACTGAATTTCGGAAGAAAACCTAAAATAAGTCGAAATTTTCAAcacgttctcttcttctccg GAATGCGTGGAGCCATGGCTTTTGCATTGGCAATTCGTAACACGATGTCCAAAGCTCGACAAACTTTTCTAACAACGACTAGTCTGATAGTTATTGGATCCGTCATTTTTGTGGGTGGATCTGTAACCCCTCTTTTGACTTGCTTTGGAATACC TGTGGGCGTTGATGAAGAAGCAGACCACGCAGCTTTGCCTGGAACACCACACAGA GGTGGAGACTCGGCCGAAGGCGCAATAGAGCCTTCCCGATCCGGTAGCCAGTCGGAGAAATCTTGGCTGGCTCGCATTTGGGGAGGTTTTGACACCAAGTACATGAAACCTTTGCTTACGCACAGCAAGCCAACCCTTATTGACACGTTACCCCCTTGCTGTCTTCCAGTAGCACGGATGCTGACCACTTCTGAACAGTTGAATCAG GGAAGCGGAGCTCATGGTGATTCAGATATTGAACTATGTATTGACGATACCGATAGTGTAAGGTCAAGCGGACCGCGTGCTTTTGCTTCCACGCAGCCAGGATTCCAACGA GTTTATTTCGTCAACGATAGAAAGATGGCTGTGGACGACGAGGAACGGCATTTGTTCTATCCAATTGTTTCGCCAGAGGCCCTATCGTGTGATTCACTAGGCAACAAACTTTTGCCTGGTTCGAGtgtgtga
- the LOC124196388 gene encoding sodium/hydrogen exchanger 6-like isoform X4, with product MSKFSLFKCYFKGKPSILVLVFLSYFLHLGFCQDLMSGTPDSEYDEKALNTHRLDNLNLLLYTFLLILTVVTIWMFKHRRLRFLHETGLAVIYGLVVGAIIRYTGPITEPRIIPVVPATGIHYNHSVPPDILWLQLSNKRMSSKASATYLNNHTFVYTFRGEIDNTSLNEIDQKATFDPEVFFNLLLPPIIFHAAYSLKRKYFFKNLGAIFTFAFIGTTVTAFVTGSLIWGFIQIFPYLAKDFSFLDTLYFGAVISATDPVTILAIFSELHVDVNLYALVFGESVLNDAIAIVLTRAIQSYAEKYNPNHGGFEMVAFFQAVGEFLLIFTSSLVLGSTLGIATALLTKFTRIRDFPLLETCLFVLMSYTTFLIAEATDLTGIVSVLFCGMCQAHYTYNNLSDDSRVRTKSFFELLNFLAENFIFSYIGVSMFTFPKHHFDVAFICISFIAVALGRAANIYPLSFLLNFGRKPKISRNFQHVLFFSGMRGAMAFALAIRNTMSKARQTFLTTTSLIVIGSVIFVGGSVTPLLTCFGIPVGVDEEADHAALPGTPHRGGDSAEGAIEPSRSGSQSEKSWLARIWGGFDTKYMKPLLTHSKPTLIDTLPPCCLPVARMLTTSEQLNQGSGAHGDSDIELCIDDTDSVRSSGPRAFASTQPGFQRFL from the exons ATGTCGAAATTCAGCTTATTTAAATGTTACTTTAAAGGAAAACCATCCATTCTAGTGCTTgtgtttttaagttatttctTACATCTTGGCTTTTGCCAAGATCTAATGTCTGGAACTCCAGACAGTGAATACGATGAGAAAGCTCTTAATACGCATCGGCTTGACAATCTTAACTTATTATTGTACACTTTTTTGCTCATCCTCACTGTTGTTACAATATGGATGTTCAAACATAGAAGATTAAGGTTCCTGCACGAAACAGGTCTTGCTGTAATTTATG GCTTAGTTGTTGGAGCCATTATTCGTTATACAGGTCCAATTACTGAACCGAGGATTATTCCTGTGGTACCAGCTACAGGAATTCATTACAACCATTCAGTTCCTCCTGATATCTTGTGGCTTCAGCTTTCTAATAAAAGAATGTCATCCAAAGCTTCAGCCACCTATCTCAACAACCATACATTTGTTTATACTTTCAGAGGAGAAATTGATAATACTTCTCTTAACGAAATTGATCAAAAG gcTACCTTTGACCCTGAAGTTTTCTTCAATTTACTTCTACCACCCATTATTTTCCATGCTGCATACAGTCTGAAAAGG aaatattttttcaaaaaccttGGTGCAATCTTTACATTTGCTTTCATCGGAACTACGGTTACTGCTTTTGTTACCGG GTCTCTGATTTGGGGATTCATACAAATTTTCCCATATCTAGCCaaagatttttcctttttggacaCGTTATACTTTGGTGCTGTCATTTCGGCTACGGATCCAGTCACTATTCTTGCCATTTTCTCTGAATTACATGTCGATGTCAATCTTTACGCTCTTGTTTTTGGTGAAAGTGTCTTGAACGACGCTATCGCTATCGTTTTAACCAG AGCTATTCAAAGTTATGCCGAAAAGTATAATCCTAATCATGGCGGTTTCGAGATGGTGGCTTTTTTCCAGGCTGTTGGCGAGTTTTTACTCATTTTTACTTCGTCACTTGTTCTGGGATCTACACTTGGAATTGCAACTGCTCTT TTGACCAAATTCACCCGTATTCGCGATTTTCCTTTGTTGGAAACTTGTCTTTTCGTTCTGATGTCATACACCACTTTCCTAATAGCAGAAGCTACTGATCTGACCG gCATAGTGTCAGTCTTGTTCTGTGGGATGTGTCAAGCGCATTACACTTATAATAATTTGTCGGATGATTCACGTGTCCGAACCAAATCCTTTTTCGAACTATTAAACTTCTTGGCCGaaaatttcatcttttcataCATTGGTGTATCTATGTTTACTTTCCCCAAACATCATTTTGATGTCGCAttcatttgcatttcattt ATTGCCGTGGCTTTAGGTAGAGCGGCCAACATCTATCCATTGTCTTTCTTACTGAATTTCGGAAGAAAACCTAAAATAAGTCGAAATTTTCAAcacgttctcttcttctccg GAATGCGTGGAGCCATGGCTTTTGCATTGGCAATTCGTAACACGATGTCCAAAGCTCGACAAACTTTTCTAACAACGACTAGTCTGATAGTTATTGGATCCGTCATTTTTGTGGGTGGATCTGTAACCCCTCTTTTGACTTGCTTTGGAATACC TGTGGGCGTTGATGAAGAAGCAGACCACGCAGCTTTGCCTGGAACACCACACAGA GGTGGAGACTCGGCCGAAGGCGCAATAGAGCCTTCCCGATCCGGTAGCCAGTCGGAGAAATCTTGGCTGGCTCGCATTTGGGGAGGTTTTGACACCAAGTACATGAAACCTTTGCTTACGCACAGCAAGCCAACCCTTATTGACACGTTACCCCCTTGCTGTCTTCCAGTAGCACGGATGCTGACCACTTCTGAACAGTTGAATCAG GGAAGCGGAGCTCATGGTGATTCAGATATTGAACTATGTATTGACGATACCGATAGTGTAAGGTCAAGCGGACCGCGTGCTTTTGCTTCCACGCAGCCAGGATTCCAACGA tttctttag
- the LOC124195453 gene encoding uncharacterized protein LOC124195453, which yields MEPVTSEEVTEVTINVDKEDTIISKPTGTRTYTGKITISVQKATQVKKEFASFRNDLLAQLVGEFIEACWGCCYGLLCLALPICMITIGSIFLQECPVEHYIPIYLIVAGVFSLISDYVRYALEGENGCCQCFLFCWFIAGCVWIYGVNGPSFSPEDKNYCNPLLYTFAYWIVTLPFLELVFLALLFVVYLCVQAVANFPV from the exons ATGGAACCAGTAACCAGTGAAGAAGTTACCGAGGTAACAATTAATGTCGACAAAGAAGACACCATTATTTCTAAACCAACTGGAACAAGAACTTACACTGGAAAG atCACCATTTCAGTTCAGAAAGCCACGCaagtaaaaaaggagtttGCCTCCTTCAGAAATGATCTGCTGGCTCAACTGGTTGGGgaat TTATCGAAGCCTGTTGGGGATGTTGTTATGGCTTGTTATGTTTGGCATTGCCAATATGCATGATCACCATCGGATCCATCTTCCTTCAAGAATGTCCAGTGGAACATTACATACCTATTTACTTGATAGTTGCtg GCGTCTTCAGTCTGATTTCAGATTATGTGCGTTACGCGTTGGAAGGCGAGAATGGCTGTTGCcagtgttttttgttttgctggtTTATTGCAG GCTGTGTGTGGATTTATGGAGTGAATGGACCAAGCTTCAGCCCTGAGGACAAAAACTATTGTAATCCTTTGCTGTACACGTTTGCTTACTGGATCGTCACTTTACCTTTTCTGGAGTTGGTGTTCTTAGCTTTACTCTTTGTAGTTTATTTGTGTGTTCAGGCTGTAGCCAACTTTCCTGTGTGA